Proteins encoded in a region of the Bacteroidota bacterium genome:
- a CDS encoding RNA polymerase sigma-70 factor: MHFKTIFEEYFSSLYYYAVKIIHNDQIAEDIVQEIFLDLWKKRDEVYINKIANYLYTAVRFRCMNHIRHYKVKTDFSEKRIRENEYQIDDSIIMIEEEMVKEINKLINSMPGQRKKVFLHFLDGLSQDEIANELKISVNTVKTHKLKARKFLRDHLKNSLYLLLLIKFDSFF, from the coding sequence TGTATTACTATGCAGTAAAAATTATTCACAATGACCAAATTGCCGAAGATATCGTACAAGAAATATTTCTGGATTTGTGGAAAAAAAGAGATGAAGTTTATATTAATAAAATCGCAAATTATTTATACACTGCTGTGCGATTTAGGTGCATGAACCATATCCGTCATTACAAAGTTAAAACAGATTTTTCAGAAAAAAGGATAAGGGAGAACGAATATCAGATTGATGATTCAATTATCATGATCGAAGAAGAAATGGTAAAAGAAATCAATAAATTGATAAATTCAATGCCAGGACAACGCAAGAAAGTATTTTTGCATTTTTTGGATGGGTTATCGCAAGATGAAATTGCAAATGAATTGAAAATTAGTGTAAATACCGTAAAGACCCATAAATTAAAAGCCCGCAAGTTTTTGCGCGATCATCTAAAAAACAGTTTATATTTATTGTTGCTTATTAAATTTGATTCATTTTTTTAG